A single window of Vitis riparia cultivar Riparia Gloire de Montpellier isolate 1030 unplaced genomic scaffold, EGFV_Vit.rip_1.0 scaffold460_pilon_pilon, whole genome shotgun sequence DNA harbors:
- the LOC117909903 gene encoding disease resistance protein RPV1-like yields MASTSSRSYDVFLSFIGVDTHDSFTAHLYRQLCRNGINIFLDDEGLERGQVITPALVTAIENSKCRRTKGQRVIPIFYNIDPSDVRNQRGKFGETVVKHEKNLANRERVQIWRDALTEVANLSGWHLRNKNEAKLIEEIVRSILEGMDKTPIKSIDDGMAQKIRSVQRMRDLILRTLTQWASDRHDNAIARDLMSIASVIRAFIRSYSPNDIAIVTELIQLVGAIRDSIEIIGPHDDAIVRALIQLANEMEALTQSVISKDKVS; encoded by the exons ATGGCTTCTACTTCTTCCCGCTCTTATGATGTCTTTCTCAGTTTTATAGGAGTAGACACTCATGATTCCTTCACTGCTCATCTCTATAGGCAGTTGTGCCGCAACGGaatcaacatttttttagaTGATGAAGGGCTTGAGAGAGGGCAAGTCATAACTCCTGCACTCGTTACAGCTATAGAGAACTCCAAG TGCAGGAGAACAAAGGGACAGAGGGTTATtccaattttctataatatcgATCCATCAGATGTGCGGAATCAAAGGGGGAAATTTGGAGAAACCGTGGTTAAACATGAAAAGAATTTGGCGAATAGGGAAAGGGTGCAGATTTGGAGGGATGCTCTTACTGAAGTTGCCAATTTATCTGGTTGGCATTTAAGGAATAA GAATGAGGCTAAGCTTATTGAGGAGATTGTTCGAAGCATTTTGGAAGGCATGGATAAGACTCCGATAAAATCAATTGATGATGGTATGGCCCAAAAGATACGATCTGTTCAGAGAATGAGGGATCTTATTCTGAGAACTTTGACACAATGGGCTAGTGATCGCCATGATAATGCTATCGCGAGAGATTTGATGTCAATAGCGAGTGTAATAAGGGCTTTTATAAGATCATATAGTCCCAATGACATTGCTATCGTGACAGAATTGATACAATTGGTTGGTGCAATAAGAGATTCTATAGAAATAATTGGTCCCCATGATGATGCAATCGTGAGAGCTTTGATACAATTAGCTAATGAAATGGAGGCTCTTACACAATCAGTTATTTCCAAAGATAAGGTATCATGA